AAATGCTGGAGAAAAAGTTAAAACTTTAAAATATCAAGATATAGAAAAAGATCTTTTAAAAGTTATGAATCATAATAAGCTTTTCAAAAATCAAGGAAAATAAACTATGAAAAAAATTATACTTTTATTAATTAGATTTTATCAAAAGTATATATCAATATTTTTGGGAAAAAACTGTAGGTTTATTCCCACCTGTTCGGCATACACATATGAAGCTATTGAGAGATTTGGAGTCTTAAAAGGGGTATTTTTAGGGATAAAAAGGATATTAAAATGTCATCCTTGGCACCCTGGAGGATTTGATCCAGTCCCCAAAGAAAATAAAAATATTCAGGAGGATAAATGAGTTATATTTATGGTTTGTTAAAAACTGCTATTGAAACATTATTACTAATGGTTTATAAGGTGACAGGGAACTTTGGAATTGCTATAATTGGAGCAACTATTATTATAAAAATTATTCTTCTTCCACTTACTTTAAAACAAGATAAGTCTATGAAGAATATGAAGAAATTACAACCTGAAATGGAAAAAATTAAAGAGCAATATAAAAATGATCCTAAAATGCAACAACAAAAAACAATGGAGTTATATCAAAAACATAAAGTTAACCCTGCTGGAGGATGTTTACCATTACTTATTCAACTTCCTATTTTATGGGCATTATTTGGAGTTTTAAGAGGGGATATCGTGCCTCAAGAGATGTTTTTATGGATGGATCTTATAAAACCAGACCCTTATTATATTCTTCCAGTTCTAAATGGAGTTGTATCTTTTGTTCAACAAAAGATAATGGGATCTGATCCTAAAATGAAGAATATGATGTATATGTTCCCTATTATGATGGTATTTATCTCTTATAAAATGCCTGCTGGATTACAAATTTATTGGCTAACATCAAGTTTAGCTGGAGTTATCCAACAATATCTAATTATGAAAAAAGGAGATTAATTAAAATGAGTAATGTTATAGAAATCAAAGCTATGAGCAAAGAACAAGCTATAACTAGAGCTTTAAAAAGAATGGAGGCAACTCCAGATCAAATAGTTAAAGTAGTTGAAAAGCAAAAGAGTCGTTCATTTATCTTTGGACTATTTGAAAAAGAGGGAATTTATGAGATAGAGATTTCAAAAGAGATCGTAAAAAAAGAAGAGGAAAAAGTTCAACATACTCAAGTTGAAGAGAAAAGAGAAGTTCCTAAAAAGAGAGAGGTTAAGGAACATAGAGAAAATAATCATAAAGAGAAAACTCA
This genomic window from uncultured Fusobacterium sp. contains:
- the yidD gene encoding membrane protein insertion efficiency factor YidD, translated to MKKIILLLIRFYQKYISIFLGKNCRFIPTCSAYTYEAIERFGVLKGVFLGIKRILKCHPWHPGGFDPVPKENKNIQEDK
- a CDS encoding YidC/Oxa1 family membrane protein insertase produces the protein MSYIYGLLKTAIETLLLMVYKVTGNFGIAIIGATIIIKIILLPLTLKQDKSMKNMKKLQPEMEKIKEQYKNDPKMQQQKTMELYQKHKVNPAGGCLPLLIQLPILWALFGVLRGDIVPQEMFLWMDLIKPDPYYILPVLNGVVSFVQQKIMGSDPKMKNMMYMFPIMMVFISYKMPAGLQIYWLTSSLAGVIQQYLIMKKGD